A segment of the Deltaproteobacteria bacterium genome:
GTCCATGCCCGCCATGGACCCGAACAGTCCGGGGTGGAGAAAGAAATTTTCCACCAGAACCGGCTCTCCGCCCACCCGGCTCAGGCGACTCAGAACCATGGCCTGGGTTCCTGCATAAGGGTTAAAGGCCTCGGCCTCCAAAAGTTTGAGCTTAGGACCGGACAAAAGCTCCACCTCAAAATCCACCCCGGCTCCGGAAAACGAGGCCATGGTTCCAGCGAGGGAAAAGAGATCAATATGAGCTGTTGGACTGGCCACGAAGGTTCCGGAGCCCCGACGCCGAACAAGAAGGCCTTCGTGGACCAGAATCTCCAGGGCCTGTCTGGCCGTAGGCCTCCCGATGCCGTAGGTTTCGGCCAAAACATGCTCCGAGGGCA
Coding sequences within it:
- a CDS encoding GntR family transcriptional regulator, giving the protein MLNRNSPMPLYHQLAEILRREIRQGDLVPGDRLPSEHVLAETYGIGRPTARQALEILVHEGLLVRRRGSGTFVASPTAHIDLFSLAGTMASFSGAGVDFEVELLSGPKLKLLEAEAFNPYAGTQAMVLSRLSRVGGEPVLVENFFLHPGLFGSMAGMDMRGRSLAQVVREDFHLRLEGGEQRFSIDYPDERLGLLLKISIHKPMLKVQRFLHFPGARNAVYADLFCRTDRFVFTQTIGVPTS